A single window of Nicotiana sylvestris chromosome 5, ASM39365v2, whole genome shotgun sequence DNA harbors:
- the LOC138869177 gene encoding secreted RxLR effector protein 161-like yields MDESKEIDTPIATTTKLDIDEPSSSVDQNCIEANPKESHLTAVKRILRYLKDTTDLCLWYPKGSNFNLVGYGDANYAAFLVDRKSTSGMAHFLGSCLVSWANKKQNSLALSTTEAEYVATASYCAQLLWIKQQLIYFGIEVGCIPIFCDNTSAISMTKNPVHHKRTKHIDVRHHFLRDNYEKRLITIEFCAIDK; encoded by the exons atggatgaatcaaaggaaatagacacacccattgcaacaactactaaattagacatagatgaacctagttcatctgttgatcagaattGTATAGAG gcaaatcctaaggaatctcacttgactgctgtcaagaggatactgagatatttgaaagacACTACTGATCTTtgtctttggtaccctaaaggtagtaactTTAACCTAGTAGGATATGGTGATGCTAACTATGCAgctttccttgtggataggaagagcacctcaggtatggctcattttcttggttcatgtctagtATCATGGGCCAATAAAAAGCAGAATTCACTGGCCTTATCCACtactgaggctgaatatgttgctaCTGCCTCTTATTGTGCTCAATTATTGTGGATCAAGCAGCAGTTGATatattttggcattgaagttggttgcattcctatcttttgtgataacactagtgctataagtatgacaaagaacccagttcatcataagaggactaagcacatagatgttagacatcacttC